The following are from one region of the Salvia hispanica cultivar TCC Black 2014 chromosome 1, UniMelb_Shisp_WGS_1.0, whole genome shotgun sequence genome:
- the LOC125220956 gene encoding enoyl-[acyl-carrier-protein] reductase [NADH], chloroplastic-like: MAATAASSLQIAGSKPCIFSAKNILKGNVADIGIKSLTASWAKLSSACHLSSAQHFSRPFTSSPARFDKAETRAMSETGESKAASGLSINLKGKRAFIAGVADDNGYGWAIAKSLAAAGAEVLLGTWVPVLNIFETSLRRGKFDESRVLPDGSLMEIAKVYPLDAVYDNPEDVPEDVKTNKRYAGSTNWTVKEVAASVEHDFGSIDILVHSLANGPEVTKPLLNTSRNGYLAAISASSYSYVSLLKHFLPIINPGGSSISLTYIASERIIPGYGGGMSSAKAALESDTRVLAFEAGRKRKVRVNTISAGPLRSRAAKAIGFIDMMIDYSQENAPLQKELSADEVGNTAAFLASPLASAITGAVIYVDNGLNAMGVGVDSPLFKDLNIPKAN; the protein is encoded by the exons ATGGCAGCTACTGCTGCTTCAAGCTTGCAGATTGCAGGATCAAAACCCTGTATTTTTTCAgctaaaaacattttaaaaggAAACGTGGCGGATATTGGTATTAAATCATTGACAGCATCGTGGGCCAAACTCTCCAGTGCCTGTCATTTATCATCTGCTCAACATTTCAGCCGTCCGTTCACTTCTTCACCTGCAAGATTTGACAAAGCAGAGACTAGAGCAATGTCTGAAACTGGTGAAAGCAAGGCTGCATCTGGGCTATCCATCAATCTGAAAG GTAAGAGAGCATTTATCGCTGGTGTTGCTGATGATAATGGATATGGTTGGGCTATCGCAAAATCTCTTGCTGCTGCAGGAGCTGAAGTTCTCCTTGGCACATGGGTACCT GTACTGAACATTTTTGAAACTAGTCTACGGCGTGGGAAGTTTGACGAATCACGGGT GTTGCCTGATGGCTCCTTGATGGAGATTGCTAAAGTTTATCCGTTGGATGCGGTTTATGACAATCCAGAAGATGTTCCTGAAGAT gtaaaaacaaacaaacgtTATGCTGGATCCACTAATTGGACAGTTAAG GAAGTGGCTGCATCTGTAGAACATGATTTTGGCAGCATTGACATCCTCGTGCACTCGCTAGCTAATGGACCAGAA GTAACCAAACCTCTGTTGAATACCTCAAGAAATGGATATCTTGCAGCAATATCTGCATCAAGTTATTCATACGTGTCATTGCTTAAGCATTTCCTTCCAATTATAAACCCAG GTGGTTCGTCAATCTCACTTACATATATTGCTTCTGAGAGGATCATCCCTGG TTACGGAGGTGGAATGAGCTCAGCAAAAGCTGCACTAGAGAGTGATACAAGG GTGCTTGCATTTGAAGCGGGAAGGAAACGTAAAGTTAGAGTCAACACTATATCTGCAG GTCCATTAAGAAGCCGTGCTGCAAAAGCTATTGGATTTATCGATATGATGATTGATTACTCCCAAGAAAATGCACCCCTTCAGAAAGAATTATCAGCAG ATGAGGTGGGAAACACAGCAGCCTTCCTGGCATCACCACTTGCTTCTGCTATCACTGGTGCTGTCATCTATGTCGACAATGGTTTAAATGCGATGGGCGTGGGAGTCGACAGCCCCTTATTCAAGGACCTCAACATTCCTAAAGCCAACTAA